In Sulfurovum xiamenensis, a genomic segment contains:
- a CDS encoding efflux RND transporter permease subunit: MLHKLYQKVILKYPLSILILLISSIFIFSMNITKLEIDASAETLLLHDDKDLEFSRTIAKRFKTDDVLILAYKPKQGLLSEQSLETLTHLSTDLEKLPGVKSVDSLINVPLFFSPIREIDDLISETRTLKSADVNLSQVKQEFLTSPLYKDFLVNKDFTISSIIIHLHQDPEYFALLEERNRLRDKQAVNSLTKEEKQALHDVRIAFKEHRDKQRIFDENNIKEIRALITKYQNNALFFLGGAQMISNDIVGFVKNDLLIYGSTLILLIILVLGFVFRQPRWIILPILICTLSVITITSSLGFFNWEITVISSNFIALQLIITISIVLHLIVRYEELLALYPRASSKRLILYTMLTKATPTFFAILTTIAGFSSLLYSHIYPVINLGWMMSAGISMSLIIAFIVFPTVLMLLKKTPPRDQKRSLSFIPSLTAKIVLHDKKSIYLITLFTIIFSITGASQLIVENSFISYFKKDTAIYQGMKIIDQELGGTTPLDVILTLSEDNSTFPHDTATEENSEAFLDSFEDEFSAVEDQDQYWFTDEKIKLIKKVHGYLTQLPQIGEVQSFATLLDTGKILNDNKQLDSVDLAIIYQKLPQKYRDIILTPYVNIEHDQLRFFTRVVDSNETLRRDALLKKIQNELSQSIDPDVATVRLSNLMVLYNNMLQSLFHSQITMVGLVLFIVFIMFLLLFRSFKLTLIALIVNIVPIGMVFGFMGWLHIPLDIMTITIAAIAMGIGIDDTIHYIHRFQVEFEKDNHYYLSMHRTNNSIGNAMYFTTLVIVIGFSILILSNLIPTIYFGLLTMLVMVAALISDLVLLPKLLLLFKPFKRVK; the protein is encoded by the coding sequence ATGCTGCATAAACTATATCAGAAAGTGATATTAAAATATCCATTATCTATTTTGATCTTACTCATCAGCAGCATATTCATTTTTAGTATGAATATTACAAAACTGGAGATTGATGCTTCCGCAGAAACACTGCTTCTTCATGATGACAAAGACCTGGAGTTTTCCAGAACAATAGCAAAACGATTCAAAACCGATGATGTACTTATACTTGCCTATAAACCAAAACAGGGTCTACTTTCAGAACAAAGTCTGGAAACGTTGACACACCTGAGTACTGACCTGGAAAAACTGCCTGGTGTTAAGTCTGTAGATTCACTGATCAATGTACCTCTGTTTTTTTCACCTATAAGAGAGATAGATGACCTCATCAGTGAGACAAGAACACTAAAAAGTGCTGATGTCAATCTATCCCAGGTTAAACAAGAGTTTTTAACCAGTCCTCTCTATAAAGACTTCCTTGTCAACAAAGATTTCACGATATCTTCCATCATCATCCATTTACATCAAGACCCGGAATATTTTGCACTATTGGAAGAACGAAACCGTTTACGTGACAAACAAGCAGTCAACTCTTTGACAAAAGAGGAAAAACAAGCGCTTCATGATGTAAGAATCGCCTTTAAAGAACACAGGGACAAGCAACGTATATTTGATGAGAACAACATTAAAGAGATTCGTGCACTTATAACCAAATACCAGAATAATGCGTTGTTTTTTCTAGGCGGGGCACAAATGATCTCCAACGATATTGTTGGATTTGTCAAAAATGATCTACTCATTTACGGAAGTACCTTGATCCTCCTTATTATCCTCGTTTTAGGTTTTGTATTTAGGCAACCAAGATGGATAATACTTCCTATTCTTATCTGTACACTGTCCGTCATTACCATCACCAGTAGCTTAGGCTTTTTTAATTGGGAGATCACTGTCATCTCTTCAAATTTTATTGCCTTACAACTGATCATCACCATTTCGATCGTTTTACATCTTATTGTAAGATATGAGGAACTTTTAGCACTCTATCCGCGTGCATCCTCCAAAAGATTGATCCTATACACCATGCTTACCAAAGCAACACCCACCTTCTTTGCCATACTTACTACGATAGCAGGGTTCTCTTCATTGCTCTATTCGCACATTTACCCTGTGATCAACTTGGGTTGGATGATGAGTGCAGGGATCAGTATGTCCCTTATCATTGCATTTATTGTCTTTCCTACTGTACTGATGCTGCTGAAGAAAACACCTCCTCGAGATCAAAAGAGATCCCTCTCTTTTATACCTTCTCTGACCGCTAAAATTGTGTTGCATGATAAAAAATCGATCTACCTCATCACATTATTTACTATTATTTTTAGTATTACCGGTGCCTCTCAGCTTATCGTAGAGAACAGTTTTATCAGCTACTTTAAAAAAGATACAGCTATCTACCAAGGGATGAAGATCATTGACCAGGAGTTAGGAGGGACAACACCTTTAGATGTTATCCTTACCTTGTCTGAGGATAACAGTACATTTCCACACGATACTGCCACAGAAGAAAATAGTGAAGCGTTCCTGGACTCATTCGAGGATGAATTCAGTGCAGTAGAGGATCAGGACCAATACTGGTTTACAGATGAAAAGATCAAGCTTATCAAGAAAGTCCATGGGTATTTAACACAACTTCCTCAAATTGGAGAAGTACAATCCTTTGCCACCCTGCTTGATACTGGAAAGATACTCAATGATAATAAACAGTTGGACAGTGTAGACCTTGCTATTATCTACCAAAAACTGCCTCAAAAATATAGAGATATCATCCTGACTCCCTATGTGAACATTGAACATGATCAATTAAGATTCTTTACACGTGTTGTAGACTCTAATGAAACTCTGCGCAGAGATGCATTACTGAAAAAAATACAAAATGAACTAAGCCAAAGCATCGATCCTGATGTTGCAACCGTACGGCTCTCAAACCTCATGGTACTCTACAACAATATGCTCCAGTCCTTGTTCCATTCACAGATCACAATGGTCGGTCTTGTTCTGTTCATTGTGTTTATTATGTTCCTGCTCCTCTTTAGATCATTCAAGCTCACATTAATTGCTTTGATCGTCAATATCGTTCCCATAGGTATGGTCTTTGGATTCATGGGATGGCTACATATTCCGTTGGATATTATGACTATCACCATTGCCGCCATAGCCATGGGTATAGGGATAGATGACACGATACACTATATCCACCGATTTCAAGTAGAATTTGAAAAAGACAACCATTACTACTTGAGTATGCATAGAACTAACAACAGTATTGGAAATGCTATGTACTTCACTACCCTGGTGATCGTAATAGGTTTTTCCATCCTAATACTCTCAAATTTGATCCCTACCATCTATTTTGGTTTACTCACGATGTTGGTGATGGTAGCTGCTCTGATATCAGATCTGGTACTGTTACCTAAACTTTTACTCCTGTTCAAACCATTCAAAAGAGTAAAGTAA
- a CDS encoding ABC transporter substrate-binding protein, producing the protein MVKKLMLILLLSVVSLYAIEEKDIKHVMDTKVNKVLTILKDNTLSQHQKEQKCIAVIDDVFDYDIMAQISLGKRWRSLTKSEKTLFSKRFEKKLKLSYLDKLRLYNNEKVILKEVQKVKPTRSTLETLIIGRDDTYKVIYMFYKKRNTNHWYIYDVNLVGVSILQTYRKQFSEFLQTKTVQELIESL; encoded by the coding sequence ATGGTAAAAAAACTGATGCTGATATTGCTTCTATCTGTCGTATCACTCTATGCTATAGAAGAGAAAGATATCAAACACGTAATGGATACTAAAGTAAATAAGGTCCTGACCATACTAAAAGACAACACATTATCCCAACACCAAAAAGAACAAAAGTGTATTGCTGTGATCGATGATGTCTTTGACTACGATATCATGGCACAGATCAGTCTGGGAAAGAGATGGAGATCTCTTACAAAAAGTGAAAAAACACTCTTTTCAAAACGTTTTGAAAAAAAACTGAAACTTTCCTATCTCGATAAATTAAGACTCTATAACAATGAAAAAGTGATCCTCAAAGAGGTACAAAAAGTCAAGCCCACCAGGAGTACATTAGAGACTCTCATTATAGGACGTGACGACACTTATAAAGTTATTTATATGTTTTATAAGAAAAGGAACACTAACCATTGGTATATCTATGATGTCAATCTGGTCGGTGTAAGTATCCTGCAAACCTATAGAAAACAGTTTTCTGAATTTCTACAAACAAAAACAGTCCAAGAGCTTATAGAATCACTTTAA
- a CDS encoding thioredoxin family protein: MSEKKPLPVNEYRHIKHNIGNGKPTILAFGMSHCYSCLAMSKVFAEVLEVHPEFQIYSIDGQKERLVSRDIYKLKEMPTQIFFDASGKEVFRHTGAYKKVVLEIILKKYGFDY, from the coding sequence ATGTCAGAAAAGAAGCCATTACCTGTGAACGAATATAGACACATAAAACATAATATCGGTAACGGTAAGCCCACCATTTTAGCATTTGGGATGTCACACTGTTATAGCTGTTTAGCGATGTCCAAAGTATTTGCTGAAGTATTGGAAGTGCATCCGGAGTTTCAGATCTATTCCATAGATGGTCAAAAAGAACGTTTGGTAAGTCGAGATATCTATAAACTTAAAGAGATGCCTACGCAGATATTTTTTGACGCATCGGGGAAAGAAGTGTTTCGTCATACCGGAGCCTATAAGAAAGTTGTGTTGGAGATCATTTTGAAGAAATATGGATTTGATTACTAA
- a CDS encoding pyridoxine 5'-phosphate synthase: protein MLLGVNIDHIAVLREARKVADPDPLDALSICKRAGADQITIHLREDRRHMQDMDAKNIIELSALPVNLECAISPEMIDIACDLKPHRVTLVPEKREEVTTEGGLAVTGEQPKLKEAIQRLKKEEIEVSLFIDPTLDAVNTSLDLGVEWIEFHTGKYANIYAMLYTNLSKTHHTIPELELPRKVLKKMLKDELCNLRLLSCDAMELGLRVAAGHGLNMQNVKEIAEIETIEELNIGQSIIARSVYTGLEQAIIDMKSMLIR from the coding sequence ATGTTATTGGGCGTAAACATAGACCATATTGCAGTATTGAGAGAAGCAAGAAAAGTAGCGGACCCTGATCCACTTGATGCACTGAGCATCTGTAAACGTGCAGGTGCAGACCAGATCACCATCCATCTTCGTGAAGACCGGCGACATATGCAGGATATGGATGCCAAAAATATCATAGAGCTTTCTGCACTGCCTGTCAATCTAGAGTGTGCCATCTCTCCTGAAATGATAGATATCGCTTGTGACCTTAAACCCCATCGTGTCACACTCGTGCCTGAAAAGCGTGAAGAAGTTACTACGGAAGGTGGTCTTGCAGTCACAGGAGAACAACCCAAACTCAAAGAAGCTATCCAAAGACTGAAAAAAGAAGAGATAGAGGTATCGCTTTTCATTGACCCTACCCTGGATGCGGTCAATACATCACTTGACCTGGGTGTAGAGTGGATAGAGTTTCATACGGGAAAATATGCCAACATCTATGCGATGCTATACACAAACCTCTCCAAAACTCACCACACTATCCCTGAACTAGAACTCCCACGAAAAGTGCTCAAAAAGATGCTCAAAGATGAACTCTGCAACCTACGTCTTCTCTCTTGTGATGCGATGGAGTTGGGATTACGTGTGGCAGCGGGACATGGTCTTAATATGCAAAATGTCAAAGAGATCGCAGAGATCGAAACGATAGAAGAGCTGAACATCGGACAAAGTATCATTGCCCGTTCTGTTTATACTGGGTTAGAACAAGCCATCATAGATATGAAATCTATGTTGATAAGATAA
- the rplI gene encoding 50S ribosomal protein L9: MKVLLIKDVKTLGKAGEIKEVKDGYGQNFLIGKGLAKLATPEVVENWKAEQEEMAKKLKEELARLEAEKVTLEAATIKIEKPLAPVGIKGSVGNADISNAIEAQLNIALDKKNINLKKALKSTGTHEVDAKLGHAIHATLKVEVVGV; encoded by the coding sequence ATGAAAGTACTATTGATAAAAGATGTGAAAACACTTGGAAAAGCAGGTGAAATAAAAGAAGTGAAAGATGGCTATGGACAAAACTTCCTTATAGGCAAGGGGTTGGCAAAGTTGGCTACACCTGAGGTTGTAGAAAACTGGAAAGCCGAACAAGAAGAGATGGCAAAAAAACTTAAAGAGGAATTGGCCAGACTTGAAGCTGAAAAAGTAACACTTGAAGCAGCAACCATTAAAATTGAAAAACCATTGGCCCCAGTGGGTATCAAAGGTTCAGTAGGAAATGCCGATATATCAAATGCTATAGAAGCACAATTGAATATAGCACTTGACAAAAAAAATATTAATCTTAAAAAAGCACTCAAATCAACAGGCACACATGAAGTAGACGCAAAACTGGGACATGCGATACATGCGACACTCAAAGTAGAAGTGGTAGGTGTCTAG
- a CDS encoding argininosuccinate synthase, translating to MAKRKIKKAVLAYSGGLDTSIILKWLQDEYECEVVTFTADLGQGEEVEPARQKALDMGIKPENIFILDLREEFVKDFVFPMFRANAIYEGEYLLGTSIARPLISKKQIEIAQQTGADAVSHGATGKGNDQVRFELGYLGLNPDIAVIAPWREWDLNSREKLLAYAKEHGIEISKKHMDENGNPKASPYSMDANLLHISYEGLHLENPAAEPEDDMWLWTNSPEEAPDEAEYITITYKKGDPIAINGEAMSPATLLKTLNDYGNKHGIGRIDIVENRYVGMKARGCYETPGGTIMLKAHRAIESITLDREEAHLKDELMPKYAKLIYNGYWWSPERKMMQAAIDATQETVNGEVKLKLYKGNVIVVGRSSDESLYSEAHSTFEEDEVYNQADAEGFIRLNALRFIIEGKKQPERIASLIKNNEE from the coding sequence ATGGCAAAAAGAAAAATTAAAAAAGCAGTATTGGCGTATTCTGGTGGACTTGATACAAGTATTATTTTAAAATGGCTTCAAGATGAGTATGAGTGTGAAGTGGTTACTTTCACGGCTGATCTTGGTCAGGGTGAAGAGGTGGAACCTGCACGTCAGAAAGCATTGGATATGGGTATCAAACCTGAGAACATTTTTATCTTGGATCTTAGAGAAGAGTTTGTAAAAGATTTTGTCTTCCCTATGTTCAGAGCCAATGCCATCTACGAGGGTGAGTACCTGTTAGGTACCTCTATCGCACGTCCGCTTATCTCTAAAAAACAGATAGAGATCGCACAACAGACCGGTGCAGATGCAGTGAGTCATGGTGCAACGGGTAAAGGTAATGACCAGGTACGTTTTGAACTTGGTTATCTAGGTCTTAATCCTGATATCGCAGTGATCGCACCGTGGAGAGAGTGGGATCTAAATTCACGTGAGAAGCTTCTTGCTTATGCAAAGGAACATGGTATTGAGATCTCTAAAAAACATATGGATGAGAATGGTAACCCTAAAGCAAGTCCATACTCTATGGATGCAAACTTGCTTCATATCTCGTATGAAGGGCTTCATCTTGAAAATCCTGCAGCTGAACCAGAAGATGATATGTGGCTATGGACAAACTCTCCTGAAGAAGCTCCCGATGAGGCAGAGTATATCACCATCACGTATAAAAAAGGTGACCCGATAGCGATCAACGGTGAAGCAATGAGCCCTGCGACACTCCTTAAGACACTGAATGATTATGGAAATAAACATGGTATCGGACGTATCGATATCGTAGAGAACCGTTATGTAGGAATGAAAGCACGTGGATGTTATGAGACTCCGGGCGGTACGATCATGCTCAAAGCACACAGAGCGATCGAATCTATCACACTGGATAGAGAAGAAGCACATCTTAAAGATGAGCTTATGCCAAAGTATGCAAAACTGATCTATAACGGATACTGGTGGTCACCAGAGCGTAAGATGATGCAAGCAGCGATCGATGCAACACAAGAGACTGTAAACGGTGAAGTCAAACTTAAACTTTACAAAGGGAATGTGATCGTAGTGGGTAGAAGTTCAGATGAATCACTCTATTCAGAAGCACACTCAACATTTGAAGAGGATGAGGTATATAACCAGGCGGATGCAGAAGGCTTTATCCGTCTGAATGCATTGAGATTCATCATTGAGGGTAAAAAACAGCCTGAACGTATCGCTTCTCTCATAAAAAATAATGAAGAGTAA
- the hslV gene encoding ATP-dependent protease subunit HslV encodes MFDATTILGYKSNGKAVIGGDGQVTFGDTVLKGNATKIRTLHEGKVLAGFAGSTADAFNLFDMFEGILAEKRGDLFKSVIGFSKMWRKDKHLRQLEAMMIVLNQEHIFILSGTGDVVEPEDGKIAAIGSGGNYAISAARALDKHTDLDPRTLVQESLEVAGELCIYTNKNIKILEL; translated from the coding sequence ATGTTTGACGCAACTACGATACTGGGGTATAAAAGTAATGGTAAAGCAGTCATAGGCGGTGATGGTCAAGTGACCTTTGGTGATACGGTACTCAAAGGTAATGCTACAAAGATACGTACACTGCATGAAGGAAAAGTATTGGCGGGCTTTGCAGGAAGTACAGCAGATGCATTTAACCTTTTTGATATGTTCGAAGGTATATTGGCCGAAAAAAGAGGTGATCTTTTCAAGTCTGTCATTGGTTTTTCCAAAATGTGGAGAAAAGACAAACATCTGCGTCAGCTTGAAGCGATGATGATCGTACTGAACCAGGAACATATCTTTATACTTTCGGGTACTGGTGATGTGGTAGAACCTGAAGACGGAAAAATAGCAGCGATAGGATCTGGCGGTAACTATGCCATCTCTGCAGCGCGCGCCTTGGACAAACACACAGACCTTGATCCAAGAACACTGGTACAAGAGTCACTTGAAGTCGCAGGTGAACTTTGTATCTATACAAATAAGAATATTAAAATATTAGAACTGTAA
- a CDS encoding M3 family metallopeptidase, producing MFQEFKINNLEQFPKELDTLLNEQRGIIDDITSNAETSYEKVLKPLQDLDEELGLFFTPLSHLNSVMNSEETQKAYEASIPLLSKFSSEMAQNEALFKKIEAIKADSKEAKKVLEHEVRGFVLSGVNLPEDKKKRMEEISLKLSELSNQFSQNLLDATNAYELIIEDEKDVEGMPQSDIDAAQEKIDGKSVYKFTLQIPSYMAYMTYGPNREYRKELSKAYATRAPENAEVIDQILALKHEKSELLGFSSYAEYALETRDASHEDDVITFLNELADAALPQAKNELAELKAFALRIDGIEDLAGYDVGYYSEKLKKEKFDFDDTMTKPYFKQEKVLEGLLYIVSELFGVTFEPAEVPTWHACVKPFDIFEEGKLSGRIYFDLEARKEKRGGAWMNDWETHYVDAKGKLHLPSAFIVCNFSPTTQTTPSLLRHDDVVTLFHEMGHAIHHLFGKCKERSVSGINGVAWDVVEFPSQFLENFAYEAAILKRFGFHYETGEPISNELMAKIKETKNFQAALGILRQVEFSLFDFVLHQDLYQGEEVQRLLDGIREKTSLLTPPSYNKFQHGFAHIFAGGYAAGYYSYKWAEVLSADAFFSCLDNESGFNKERAKGYKEYILASGGAIEMSELYEEWLGRKADVQSLIKLYEIA from the coding sequence ATGTTTCAAGAATTCAAAATAAACAATTTAGAACAATTTCCCAAAGAGTTAGACACCCTTTTAAACGAGCAAAGAGGGATCATTGACGACATCACTTCAAATGCAGAGACAAGCTATGAAAAAGTCCTTAAACCCCTGCAAGACCTAGATGAAGAATTAGGGCTTTTCTTCACCCCGCTTTCTCATCTTAACTCGGTAATGAACTCGGAAGAGACACAAAAAGCCTATGAAGCGTCTATCCCTCTGCTCTCCAAGTTCAGTTCAGAAATGGCACAGAATGAAGCCCTGTTTAAAAAGATAGAGGCTATCAAAGCAGATTCCAAAGAAGCGAAAAAAGTACTGGAACATGAAGTCAGAGGCTTTGTACTCTCTGGGGTCAATCTCCCGGAAGATAAGAAGAAACGTATGGAAGAGATCAGCCTCAAACTCTCTGAACTCTCTAACCAGTTTTCACAGAATCTTCTTGATGCCACAAATGCCTATGAACTCATCATCGAAGATGAAAAAGATGTGGAAGGTATGCCTCAGTCTGACATCGATGCAGCACAAGAGAAGATCGATGGAAAGAGCGTGTACAAATTCACACTTCAAATTCCTAGTTATATGGCCTACATGACTTACGGCCCGAACCGTGAGTATAGAAAAGAACTCTCCAAAGCCTATGCAACCAGAGCACCTGAAAACGCAGAGGTCATAGACCAGATCCTCGCACTCAAACATGAAAAGTCAGAGCTTCTTGGCTTTAGCTCTTATGCAGAGTATGCACTGGAGACACGTGATGCGAGTCATGAAGATGATGTCATCACATTCTTGAATGAACTGGCAGATGCTGCCTTGCCTCAAGCCAAAAACGAACTGGCTGAACTGAAGGCATTTGCACTTAGAATAGATGGTATAGAAGACTTGGCAGGTTATGATGTAGGCTACTATTCAGAAAAACTGAAAAAAGAAAAGTTTGACTTTGATGATACGATGACCAAACCCTACTTCAAACAAGAGAAGGTTTTAGAGGGACTCCTATACATTGTCTCAGAACTGTTTGGTGTAACTTTTGAACCTGCAGAGGTACCGACTTGGCACGCATGTGTCAAACCTTTTGACATCTTCGAAGAGGGGAAACTCTCCGGACGCATCTATTTTGACCTTGAAGCACGTAAAGAGAAACGCGGAGGGGCATGGATGAATGACTGGGAGACACACTATGTGGACGCTAAAGGGAAATTACACCTTCCTTCTGCCTTCATCGTATGTAACTTCTCGCCAACAACACAAACGACACCTTCTTTACTTAGACATGATGATGTGGTAACACTCTTTCATGAGATGGGACATGCGATCCACCACCTCTTTGGAAAATGTAAAGAGCGTTCAGTCTCAGGCATTAACGGTGTGGCATGGGATGTGGTAGAGTTTCCGTCACAGTTTTTGGAGAACTTTGCTTATGAGGCGGCTATCTTAAAACGTTTTGGTTTTCATTATGAAACAGGAGAGCCTATCTCAAATGAGCTGATGGCAAAAATAAAAGAGACCAAAAACTTCCAGGCAGCCCTTGGCATCTTGCGCCAGGTAGAGTTCTCTTTGTTTGATTTTGTACTCCATCAAGACCTTTACCAAGGTGAGGAAGTCCAGAGATTGCTCGATGGTATTAGAGAAAAGACTTCTTTACTCACGCCACCGAGTTACAACAAATTCCAACATGGATTTGCACATATTTTTGCAGGTGGGTATGCTGCAGGGTACTACAGCTACAAATGGGCTGAAGTACTCAGTGCAGATGCGTTTTTCTCTTGCTTGGATAATGAATCAGGATTTAACAAAGAGCGTGCTAAAGGGTATAAAGAGTATATACTTGCAAGCGGTGGTGCGATTGAGATGTCTGAGCTCTACGAGGAGTGGCTTGGACGAAAAGCAGATGTTCAAAGTCTGATCAAACTGTATGAAATAGCATAA
- a CDS encoding MlaA family lipoprotein, which produces MKLLYFFFAITLFIFQGCATNDAAAHLNSPQVDTQITSSEKFSESITDDQEPETQIEEFEEEFSFEETKSVSDPFSGYNSAMTSFNDLFITYLLNPVSEGYAAVLPEPFRIGISNAFDNIQFPVRFANNLLQLKFKNSSDELQRFLVNSTIGLGGLMDPAKEYMHIPAHKEDFGQTLGHYGVGSGFHIVLPFIGPSNIRDVVGLTADAYASPLVYTEGLEEYKIPDHPDHSIAILSGEMINKTSLHLGEYESLKEDAIQFYQFLRDTYEQKRDSDIAE; this is translated from the coding sequence ATGAAACTTTTATACTTCTTCTTTGCTATTACACTTTTTATATTTCAGGGATGTGCTACCAATGACGCCGCTGCACATTTAAATTCTCCACAAGTTGATACGCAAATCACCTCGTCAGAAAAGTTCTCTGAAAGCATCACTGACGACCAAGAACCAGAAACGCAAATAGAAGAGTTTGAAGAAGAATTTTCATTTGAGGAGACAAAGAGTGTCAGTGATCCATTCAGCGGGTACAACAGTGCAATGACATCATTTAATGATCTCTTTATCACCTATCTTTTAAACCCTGTTTCAGAGGGTTATGCAGCTGTCCTGCCTGAACCTTTTCGTATAGGTATCTCTAATGCTTTTGATAACATACAGTTTCCTGTCCGCTTTGCCAATAACCTTCTCCAACTGAAATTTAAAAATAGTTCCGATGAACTCCAAAGATTTCTGGTCAACTCGACCATAGGTTTGGGAGGATTGATGGATCCTGCAAAAGAATATATGCATATTCCTGCGCATAAGGAAGATTTTGGACAAACTTTAGGCCACTACGGGGTAGGTTCTGGTTTTCATATTGTCTTACCGTTCATCGGACCGTCCAATATAAGAGATGTGGTTGGGCTTACCGCAGATGCTTATGCCTCACCTCTTGTCTACACAGAAGGCCTCGAAGAGTATAAAATACCAGACCACCCGGACCACTCGATCGCTATTCTCTCAGGAGAAATGATCAATAAAACCTCTCTACACCTGGGAGAGTATGAAAGTCTTAAAGAAGATGCGATACAATTCTATCAATTTTTACGGGACACGTATGAACAGAAGCGTGATTCTGACATCGCTGAGTAA
- the hslU gene encoding HslU--HslV peptidase ATPase subunit encodes MDNLTPKEIVTYLDKYVIGQNEAKKTIAVALRNRYRRMQLTPEMQQDVTPKNILMIGSTGVGKTEIARRLAKMMNLPFIKVEASKYTEVGFVGRDVESMIRDLAATSMTLVRESENEKNKEKIENYIENKIIEKLLPPLPAGASEQKKAEYDASFARMQEKYTKGELDHLKIKVEVPNNPTMPEEGLPPQMIQVQESIVKVLGGMGKKGPEKEVTVKDAKKILASEASEKLLDEEELKSLALEKVEKGGIVFLDEIDKIAVASNSQSRQDPSKEGVQRDLLPIVEGSAVNTKLGMVNTDHILFIAAGAFHVSKPSDLMPELQGRFPLRVELNSLDEETLYRILTEPKNALIKQYEALMKVEDVELVFDEEALRAIAHYSLLANEKTEDIGARRLHTVMEKILEEISFSADEHKGESIHVDKALVEEKISKVVEDEDATRYIL; translated from the coding sequence GTGGATAATTTAACACCTAAAGAGATAGTCACTTACCTGGATAAATATGTCATAGGACAAAATGAAGCAAAAAAGACGATCGCAGTAGCCCTGAGAAACCGTTACAGACGCATGCAGCTCACTCCAGAGATGCAGCAGGATGTCACGCCTAAAAATATATTGATGATAGGTAGTACAGGGGTTGGTAAAACAGAGATCGCCAGACGTTTGGCAAAAATGATGAACCTGCCATTCATCAAAGTAGAAGCCAGTAAATATACTGAAGTAGGATTTGTTGGACGTGATGTCGAGTCGATGATACGTGATCTGGCTGCAACCTCTATGACTCTGGTACGTGAGAGTGAAAATGAAAAAAACAAAGAGAAGATAGAAAACTATATAGAAAACAAGATCATAGAAAAACTTCTTCCACCCCTTCCAGCTGGTGCAAGTGAACAGAAGAAAGCAGAGTATGATGCCTCTTTTGCACGTATGCAGGAGAAGTATACCAAAGGTGAACTAGATCATCTAAAAATAAAAGTAGAAGTACCGAACAATCCTACTATGCCAGAAGAGGGACTTCCTCCGCAGATGATACAGGTACAGGAGTCTATTGTAAAGGTCCTAGGCGGTATGGGTAAGAAAGGTCCTGAGAAAGAGGTCACTGTGAAAGATGCCAAAAAGATATTGGCATCTGAGGCAAGTGAAAAACTTCTTGATGAAGAAGAACTTAAATCTCTGGCACTTGAAAAGGTAGAGAAGGGCGGTATTGTATTTTTAGATGAGATAGATAAAATCGCTGTAGCCTCCAACTCACAAAGCAGGCAAGACCCTAGTAAAGAGGGGGTACAAAGAGATCTCCTTCCAATTGTGGAAGGTTCCGCTGTCAATACGAAGTTGGGTATGGTCAATACAGACCATATTCTTTTCATCGCTGCAGGTGCATTTCATGTGAGTAAACCCAGTGATCTTATGCCAGAACTTCAGGGACGATTCCCTCTTCGCGTTGAGCTTAACAGCCTGGATGAAGAGACTCTGTATCGTATCCTGACTGAACCAAAAAATGCACTGATTAAACAGTATGAGGCATTGATGAAGGTCGAAGATGTGGAATTGGTCTTTGATGAGGAAGCATTGAGAGCCATTGCACACTATTCACTGCTTGCCAATGAAAAGACTGAAGATATAGGTGCCAGACGTCTACATACAGTAATGGAGAAAATCCTGGAAGAGATCAGTTTCTCTGCGGATGAACACAAAGGTGAAAGTATTCATGTGGATAAAGCATTGGTAGAAGAGAAGATAAGCAAAGTGGTTGAAGATGAAGATGCAACCCGTTATATATTATAA